The Streptomyces sp. NBC_00224 genome has a window encoding:
- a CDS encoding DUF5998 family protein, translating into MAKTGTMTQGLRAAIERSGYYPALVAEAVEAAVGGEPIASYLVHQETTFDANEVRRHVTVLVLTGNRFIVSHTDEQNADTSSPTPYATTSTESVKLNRISSVVVSRVVANPESYTPGTLPREVVLTIGWGAVSRIDLEPAACGDPNCDADHGYTGSSTADDLSLRVSEAGDGPDTVRQTLDFAQALSEATAATAR; encoded by the coding sequence ATGGCGAAGACCGGCACGATGACCCAGGGGCTGCGCGCGGCGATCGAGCGCAGCGGCTACTACCCGGCCCTTGTGGCCGAGGCGGTGGAGGCCGCCGTCGGTGGTGAGCCCATCGCGTCGTACCTGGTCCATCAGGAGACCACCTTCGACGCCAACGAGGTGCGCCGCCACGTGACGGTCCTGGTTCTGACGGGCAACCGTTTCATCGTCAGCCACACCGACGAGCAGAACGCCGACACCAGCTCCCCGACGCCGTACGCCACGACCTCCACCGAGTCCGTGAAGCTCAACCGGATCTCGTCCGTGGTGGTCAGCCGCGTGGTCGCCAACCCCGAGTCGTACACCCCGGGCACCCTGCCCCGCGAGGTCGTCCTGACCATCGGCTGGGGCGCCGTCTCCCGTATCGACCTGGAGCCCGCCGCCTGCGGCGACCCCAACTGCGACGCCGACCACGGCTACACCGGCAGCTCCACCGCCGACGACCTCAGCCTGCGCGTCAGCGAGGCCGGGGACGGGCCGGACACCGTGCGCCAGACCCTCGACTTCGCCCAGGCGCTCTCCGAAGCCACTGCGGCCACCGCCCGCTGA
- a CDS encoding alkaline phosphatase family protein, giving the protein MAQPAWQDPEPLALDTAPVPEYGSGSLADLLPTLAAGMGVPGATAAIPELTPADRNCVFLIDGLGWEQIKAHPDEAPYLHGLLATSRGGTGRPITAGFPATTATSLASVGTGLPPAAHGLPGYTARNPETGELMNQLRWKPWTDPHVWQPYPTVFQLADAAGVHTAQVSSPTFQHTPLTKVALSGGTFHGRLTGEDRMDLAAAQLAAGDRSLVYTYYSEVDGKGHRFGVDSDAWRGQLMYVDRLVQRLAEQLPPRSALYVTADHGMIDIPFDEESRIDFDEDWELRAGVALLGGEGRARHVYAVPGAESDVLTVWREVLGEQFWVASRDEAIAAGWFGQPGACDERVYGRIGDVVAAAHADVVITASQNEPHESAMVGMHGSMTPVEQLVPLLEVRS; this is encoded by the coding sequence ATGGCCCAGCCCGCCTGGCAGGATCCGGAACCCCTCGCCCTCGACACCGCCCCCGTGCCCGAGTACGGCAGCGGCTCGCTCGCCGATCTGCTGCCCACCCTCGCGGCCGGCATGGGCGTGCCCGGTGCGACCGCCGCCATCCCCGAGCTGACCCCGGCCGACCGGAACTGTGTGTTCCTGATCGACGGGCTCGGCTGGGAGCAGATCAAGGCCCACCCCGACGAGGCGCCCTATCTGCACGGGCTGCTCGCCACCTCGCGCGGCGGCACCGGACGGCCGATCACCGCCGGGTTCCCCGCCACCACCGCCACGTCGCTCGCCTCCGTCGGCACCGGCCTGCCGCCCGCCGCGCACGGCCTGCCCGGCTACACCGCGCGCAACCCGGAGACCGGCGAGCTGATGAACCAGCTCCGCTGGAAGCCCTGGACCGACCCGCACGTCTGGCAGCCGTACCCCACGGTCTTCCAGCTGGCCGACGCGGCCGGCGTGCACACCGCCCAGGTGTCCTCACCGACCTTCCAGCACACCCCGCTCACCAAGGTCGCGCTCAGTGGCGGAACGTTTCACGGCCGGCTGACCGGCGAGGACCGCATGGACCTGGCCGCCGCGCAACTGGCCGCCGGGGACCGCTCGCTGGTCTACACGTACTACAGCGAGGTCGACGGCAAGGGCCACCGCTTCGGCGTGGACTCGGACGCCTGGCGCGGCCAGCTGATGTACGTCGACCGGCTGGTCCAGCGCCTCGCCGAGCAGCTGCCGCCCCGCTCCGCGCTGTACGTCACCGCCGACCACGGCATGATCGACATCCCCTTCGACGAAGAGTCCCGCATCGACTTCGACGAGGACTGGGAGCTGCGCGCCGGAGTGGCCCTGCTCGGCGGCGAGGGCCGGGCCCGCCATGTGTACGCGGTCCCGGGCGCCGAGTCCGACGTGCTCACCGTCTGGCGCGAGGTGCTCGGCGAGCAGTTCTGGGTGGCGAGCCGCGACGAGGCGATAGCGGCGGGCTGGTTCGGGCAGCCGGGCGCGTGCGACGAGCGCGTGTACGGGCGGATCGGCGACGTCGTCGCGGCCGCGCACGCCGATGTGGTGATCACCGCCTCGCAGAACGAGCCGCACGAGTCCGCGATGGTCGGCATGCACGGCTCGATGACCCCCGTCGAGCAGCTCGTGCCGCTCCTCGAAGTACGCTCGTAA